In one window of Tenacibaculum mesophilum DNA:
- the rplF gene encoding 50S ribosomal protein L6 yields the protein MSRIGKNPIALPQGVEVKVDGNVVTVKGKLGELTQEIKSDITVKVEDGTITLERPSESKDHRAAHGLYRALINNMVEGVSKGFTKELELVGVGYRASNQGQKLDLALGFSHNIVIDLAPEVKVETVSEKGKNPIVKLTSHDKQLVGQVAAKIRSFRKPEPYKGKGIKFVGEVLRRKAGKSA from the coding sequence ATGAGTAGAATAGGAAAGAATCCAATCGCATTGCCACAAGGTGTTGAAGTAAAAGTAGACGGAAATGTGGTTACAGTAAAAGGGAAATTAGGAGAGTTAACTCAAGAAATTAAGTCTGATATTACTGTAAAAGTTGAAGATGGTACCATTACTTTAGAAAGACCATCAGAAAGTAAAGATCATAGAGCAGCACATGGTTTATACCGTGCTTTAATCAATAATATGGTTGAAGGTGTTAGCAAAGGATTTACTAAAGAGTTAGAGTTAGTAGGTGTTGGTTATAGAGCATCTAACCAAGGACAAAAATTAGATTTAGCCTTAGGTTTCTCTCACAATATTGTAATAGATTTAGCTCCAGAAGTTAAGGTTGAAACAGTATCTGAAAAAGGTAAGAACCCAATCGTAAAATTAACTTCACATGACAAGCAATTAGTTGGTCAAGTTGCAGCAAAAATTCGTTCATTCCGTAAGCCAGAACCTTACAAAGGAAAAGGAATTAAGTTTGTAGGAGAAGTATTAAGAAGAAAAGCAGGTAAATCTGCATAA
- the rpsM gene encoding 30S ribosomal protein S13, whose product MARIAGIDIPKNKRGVIALTYIFGIGRSRAKEVLAAANIDESIKVQDWTDDQIAAIREQVGTYTIEGELRSEVQLSIKRLMDIGCQRGIRHRLGLPLRGQRTKNNSRTRKGKRKTVANKKK is encoded by the coding sequence ATGGCAAGAATCGCAGGTATAGATATTCCAAAGAATAAAAGAGGTGTTATCGCTTTAACTTACATCTTTGGTATAGGAAGAAGCAGAGCTAAAGAAGTTTTAGCTGCTGCCAATATAGATGAAAGTATCAAAGTTCAAGATTGGACTGATGATCAAATTGCAGCAATTCGTGAGCAAGTTGGAACTTACACTATTGAAGGTGAGTTACGTTCTGAGGTTCAATTAAGCATTAAACGTTTAATGGATATCGGATGTCAAAGAGGTATTCGTCACAGACTTGGTTTACCATTACGTGGACAAAGAACAAAGAATAACTCTCGTACAAGAAAAGGTAAGAGAAAAACTGTAGCTAACAAGAAAAAATAA
- the rplN gene encoding 50S ribosomal protein L14, whose translation MLQTESRLKVADNTGAKEVLVIRVLGGTKKRYASVGDKIVVSVKSATPNGTVKKGQVSRAVVVRTKKEVRRKDGSYIRFDDNACVLLNPSEEMRGTRVFGPVARELREKQFMKIVSLAPEVL comes from the coding sequence ATGTTACAGACAGAATCAAGATTAAAAGTCGCAGATAACACTGGAGCAAAAGAAGTTTTAGTGATTAGAGTTTTAGGAGGAACAAAAAAGCGTTACGCTAGCGTTGGAGATAAAATTGTAGTTTCAGTAAAATCTGCAACTCCAAACGGAACTGTAAAGAAAGGTCAAGTATCTCGTGCAGTTGTTGTTCGTACTAAGAAAGAAGTTAGACGTAAAGACGGATCATATATCAGATTTGATGATAATGCTTGTGTACTTTTAAATCCTTCAGAGGAAATGAGAGGTACTCGTGTATTCGGACCTGTGGCTCGTGAATTACGTGAGAAACAATTTATGAAAATAGTATCATTAGCACCTGAGGTGTTATAA
- the rplE gene encoding 50S ribosomal protein L5 yields MSYVPRLREEYKSRVIKALTDEFGYSNVMQVPKLQKIVVSKGVGAAIADKKLIEYAIDELTTITGQKAVPTISKKDVANFKLRKGMPIGAKVTLRGDKMYEFLDRLVTASLPRVRDFNGIKANGFDGRGNYNLGITEQIIYPEINIDQVKKISGMDITFVTSASTDKEAKSLLGELGLPFKKN; encoded by the coding sequence ATGAGTTACGTACCAAGATTAAGAGAAGAGTACAAGAGCAGAGTTATCAAAGCTCTTACTGATGAATTTGGTTATAGCAATGTAATGCAAGTGCCTAAATTACAAAAGATAGTTGTAAGTAAAGGTGTTGGTGCAGCTATAGCAGATAAGAAATTAATAGAATACGCTATTGATGAGTTAACTACTATTACTGGTCAAAAAGCAGTACCTACAATTTCTAAGAAAGACGTTGCAAACTTCAAATTACGTAAAGGAATGCCTATTGGAGCAAAAGTTACGTTAAGAGGAGATAAAATGTACGAATTTTTAGATAGATTAGTTACAGCTTCTTTACCACGTGTAAGAGACTTTAACGGTATCAAAGCAAATGGTTTTGATGGTAGAGGTAATTACAATTTAGGAATTACTGAGCAAATCATCTACCCAGAGATTAATATTGATCAAGTGAAAAAAATTAGTGGTATGGATATTACTTTTGTAACATCAGCAAGCACTGATAAGGAAGCTAAATCATTATTAGGAGAATTAGGATTACCATTTAAAAAGAATTAA
- the rpsK gene encoding 30S ribosomal protein S11 gives MAKSKVTKKRKVVIESVGEAHVTASFNNIIISLTNKKGDVISWSSAGKMGFRGSKKNTPYAAQLAAEDCANVAKEAGLRKVKVYVKGPGNGRESAIRSIHNSGIEVTEIIDVTPIPHNGCRPPKRRRV, from the coding sequence ATGGCAAAGTCTAAAGTAACAAAAAAACGTAAAGTTGTAATAGAGTCAGTTGGTGAAGCTCACGTAACTGCATCTTTCAACAATATTATTATTTCTTTAACAAACAAAAAAGGTGACGTTATTTCTTGGTCATCTGCAGGAAAAATGGGCTTCAGAGGTTCTAAAAAGAACACTCCTTACGCAGCTCAGTTAGCAGCAGAAGATTGTGCAAACGTTGCTAAAGAAGCAGGTTTACGTAAAGTAAAAGTGTATGTTAAAGGACCAGGTAACGGTAGAGAATCTGCAATCAGATCTATTCACAATTCAGGTATTGAGGTAACAGAAATTATTGATGTTACTCCGATTCCTCACAACGGATGTCGTCCACCTAAAAGAAGAAGAGTATAA
- a CDS encoding DNA-directed RNA polymerase subunit alpha, producing the protein MAILNFQKPDKVIMIESTDFSGRFEFRPLEPGFGLTVGNALRRVLLSSLEGFAITSLRIDGVDHEFSTIQGVVEDVTEIILNLKQVRFKKQIEESDRETVSIAISGQEQLTAGDLQKFISGFQVLNPDLVICNMDKSVTLNAEITIEKGRGFVPAEENKRAGAPLGTIFTDSIYTPIKNVKYAVENFRVEQKTDYEKLVFDIDTDGSINPKDALTEAAKILIHHFMLFSDERITLEADEIAQTETYDEESLHMRQLLKTKLVDMDLSVRALNCLKAAEVDTLGDLVSFNKSDLMKFRNFGKKSLTELDELVANKGLNFGMDLSKYKLDKD; encoded by the coding sequence ATGGCAATTTTAAATTTTCAAAAGCCTGATAAAGTAATAATGATTGAATCTACTGATTTTTCAGGAAGATTCGAATTTAGACCTCTTGAACCAGGTTTTGGATTAACAGTTGGTAATGCATTACGAAGAGTATTATTATCATCTCTTGAAGGATTCGCTATTACATCATTACGTATCGACGGAGTTGATCATGAGTTTTCAACTATTCAAGGTGTTGTAGAAGATGTAACAGAAATTATCTTAAATTTAAAGCAAGTACGTTTTAAGAAGCAGATTGAGGAATCAGATAGAGAAACAGTTTCTATTGCAATATCAGGTCAAGAGCAATTAACAGCTGGTGACTTACAAAAGTTCATTTCAGGTTTTCAAGTACTAAATCCAGATTTAGTAATTTGTAACATGGATAAATCAGTAACGTTAAATGCTGAAATTACCATTGAAAAAGGTAGAGGTTTTGTACCAGCAGAAGAAAATAAAAGGGCTGGTGCGCCTTTAGGAACAATTTTTACAGATTCTATTTACACTCCAATAAAGAATGTAAAATATGCTGTTGAAAATTTCCGTGTAGAGCAAAAGACCGATTACGAAAAATTAGTTTTCGATATCGATACTGATGGATCTATCAATCCTAAAGATGCCTTAACAGAAGCAGCTAAGATTTTAATCCACCACTTTATGTTATTCTCTGATGAGCGTATCACTTTAGAGGCAGATGAAATTGCACAAACTGAAACTTATGATGAAGAATCATTACATATGCGTCAGTTATTAAAGACGAAACTAGTTGATATGGATTTATCAGTTCGTGCTTTAAATTGTTTAAAAGCTGCAGAAGTAGATACTTTAGGAGACTTAGTATCATTTAACAAAAGCGATTTAATGAAGTTCAGAAACTTTGGTAAAAAATCATTAACAGAATTGGATGAGTTAGTGGCTAACAAAGGTTTAAATTTCGGAATGGATTTAAGCAAATACAAATTAGATAAAGATTAA
- the rpmD gene encoding 50S ribosomal protein L30, with amino-acid sequence MSKIRVTQVKSQIGRLKNQKRTLEALGLRKMNQTVEHEASATILGMVSKVSHLVSVEEIK; translated from the coding sequence ATGAGTAAAATTAGAGTTACACAAGTAAAAAGTCAAATCGGTCGCCTTAAAAATCAAAAAAGAACGTTAGAGGCGTTAGGTTTACGTAAAATGAACCAAACTGTAGAGCATGAAGCATCAGCTACAATTTTGGGTATGGTAAGTAAAGTTTCACACTTAGTTTCTGTAGAAGAAATTAAATAA
- the ykgO gene encoding type B 50S ribosomal protein L36 — protein MKVRASLKKRSADCKIVRRKGRLYVINKKNPRFKQRQG, from the coding sequence ATGAAAGTAAGAGCATCATTAAAGAAAAGAAGTGCCGACTGCAAAATTGTACGCAGAAAAGGCAGATTATATGTAATTAACAAAAAGAATCCTAGATTTAAACAAAGACAAGGGTAG
- the rplX gene encoding 50S ribosomal protein L24, giving the protein MKKFKIKSGDTVKVIAGDHKGSEGKVLQILKDKDRVVVEGVNMVSKHTKPSAANPQGGIVKKEAPLHISNVALIENGEAVRVGYDFDKESGKKFRVSKKSDKAI; this is encoded by the coding sequence ATGAAAAAATTTAAAATTAAATCAGGAGATACTGTTAAAGTTATAGCAGGGGATCATAAAGGATCTGAAGGAAAAGTTTTACAAATCCTTAAAGATAAGGATAGAGTAGTAGTAGAAGGTGTAAATATGGTGTCTAAACACACTAAACCTAGTGCTGCTAACCCTCAAGGAGGAATTGTAAAAAAGGAAGCTCCATTACATATATCGAATGTAGCCTTAATCGAAAACGGTGAAGCTGTTAGAGTAGGGTATGATTTTGATAAGGAAAGTGGAAAAAAGTTCAGAGTTTCAAAAAAATCAGATAAAGCAATATAA
- the rplO gene encoding 50S ribosomal protein L15, translating to MSLHNLKPAAGSTKSGKRIARGEGSGHGGTSTRGHKGAKSRSGYSRKIGFEGGQMPLQRRVPKFGFTNINRKEYVGVNLDKLQSLVDNGKITDTVNLDVLVENRLARKNDLVKILGGGELKAKLNITVHKFTASAKAAIEAAGGEAVTL from the coding sequence ATGAGTTTACACAACTTAAAACCAGCAGCAGGATCTACAAAAAGCGGTAAAAGAATCGCTCGTGGAGAAGGTTCTGGTCACGGAGGTACCTCTACAAGAGGACATAAAGGAGCTAAATCTCGTTCTGGTTATTCTCGTAAAATAGGATTTGAAGGAGGGCAAATGCCACTTCAAAGACGTGTACCTAAATTTGGTTTCACTAACATTAATCGTAAAGAATATGTTGGTGTAAATTTAGACAAGTTACAATCATTAGTAGATAACGGAAAGATAACAGATACAGTTAATTTAGACGTTTTAGTAGAAAACAGATTAGCTCGTAAAAACGACTTAGTTAAAATATTAGGTGGTGGAGAGTTAAAAGCTAAATTAAATATAACTGTACATAAATTTACAGCATCAGCTAAAGCAGCTATTGAAGCAGCAGGAGGTGAAGCAGTAACATTATAA
- the infA gene encoding translation initiation factor IF-1, with amino-acid sequence MAKQPAIQQDGTITEALSNAMFRVELENGHIVTAHISGKMRMHYIKLLPGDKVKLEMSPYDLSKARITYRY; translated from the coding sequence ATGGCTAAACAACCAGCAATTCAACAAGACGGAACTATTACAGAAGCATTATCGAATGCAATGTTTCGAGTAGAATTAGAGAACGGACATATTGTTACGGCTCACATTTCAGGAAAAATGCGTATGCATTATATAAAACTATTACCAGGAGATAAGGTAAAGTTAGAAATGAGTCCGTATGATTTATCAAAGGCAAGAATTACTTACAGATATTAA
- the rpsN gene encoding 30S ribosomal protein S14: protein MAKESMKARERKRAKMVAKYAEKRKALKEAGDYEALQKLPKNASPIRMHNRCKLTGRPKGYMRQFGISRVTFREMANQGLIPGVKKASW from the coding sequence ATGGCTAAAGAATCAATGAAAGCGCGTGAGCGCAAAAGAGCTAAAATGGTTGCTAAATATGCAGAAAAGAGAAAAGCCTTAAAAGAAGCTGGAGACTATGAAGCATTACAAAAGTTGCCAAAAAACGCATCACCAATTAGAATGCACAATCGTTGTAAACTAACTGGACGTCCAAAAGGATATATGCGTCAGTTCGGAATTTCACGTGTTACTTTCCGTGAAATGGCTAACCAAGGATTAATTCCAGGAGTAAAGAAAGCAAGCTGGTAA
- the secY gene encoding preprotein translocase subunit SecY: protein MNFINTLKDIWKIEELKEKLLLTLGLIAVYRFMAAVPLPGIDPTQLSALKDSTDGGLLGLLNAFTGGAFARASVMALGIMPYISASIVVQLMGIAVPYLQKLQKDGESGRKKITQITRWLTIAITLFQAPTYIGVIQNQMGLPQEAFLVTGATFWVSSIILLSAGTIFAMWLGERITDKGVGNGISLLITVGIIANFPAAFIQELVSKQTAGAGGIMMILIELIVWFVVILLTVLLVTAVRKVAVQYARRTAVTNIKDVDGARQYIPLKLNAAGVMPIIFAQAIMFLPIALGQKYPALNSLTDINGLWYNVIFALLIIVFSYFYTAITIPTNKMAEDLKRSNGFVPGYKPGEETANFLDSVLSKITLPGSIFLAALSILPAIIVKFGVTQNWAMFYGGTSLIIMVGVAIDTIQQINSYLLNSRYDGLMKTGNSNRKSLK, encoded by the coding sequence ATGAATTTTATAAATACTTTAAAAGACATTTGGAAGATTGAAGAGTTAAAAGAAAAATTACTTTTAACCTTAGGTTTAATCGCTGTTTACCGTTTTATGGCAGCAGTTCCATTACCAGGAATTGACCCTACTCAGTTATCAGCATTAAAAGACAGTACTGACGGTGGACTTTTAGGTTTATTAAACGCATTTACAGGTGGGGCATTTGCTAGAGCGTCAGTTATGGCACTTGGTATAATGCCTTATATTTCTGCATCAATCGTGGTTCAGTTAATGGGTATTGCAGTACCGTATTTACAGAAATTACAAAAAGATGGAGAAAGTGGACGTAAGAAGATTACGCAAATAACAAGATGGCTTACGATTGCTATTACGTTGTTTCAAGCACCAACCTACATTGGAGTAATCCAAAACCAAATGGGTTTACCGCAAGAAGCATTCTTAGTAACAGGAGCAACATTTTGGGTATCATCTATCATTCTTTTAAGTGCAGGAACAATTTTTGCAATGTGGCTAGGAGAGCGTATTACTGATAAAGGAGTTGGTAATGGAATTTCATTATTAATTACCGTTGGTATTATCGCAAATTTCCCAGCAGCATTTATTCAAGAATTAGTTTCTAAGCAAACTGCAGGTGCTGGAGGAATTATGATGATTTTAATCGAATTAATAGTTTGGTTTGTAGTAATCTTGTTAACCGTATTATTAGTTACAGCAGTACGTAAAGTAGCCGTTCAATACGCACGTCGTACAGCAGTTACAAACATTAAAGATGTTGATGGCGCAAGACAGTACATTCCTTTAAAATTGAATGCAGCTGGAGTAATGCCAATTATTTTTGCACAGGCTATTATGTTTTTACCAATAGCATTAGGTCAAAAATATCCAGCATTAAACAGTTTAACTGATATTAACGGTTTATGGTATAACGTTATATTTGCTTTATTAATTATTGTCTTTAGTTACTTTTATACTGCTATTACTATTCCAACGAATAAAATGGCAGAAGACTTAAAGAGAAGTAATGGTTTTGTTCCAGGTTATAAACCAGGTGAAGAAACAGCTAACTTTTTAGATTCAGTATTGTCGAAAATTACATTACCAGGATCTATCTTCTTAGCAGCTTTATCTATTTTACCAGCAATCATTGTAAAGTTTGGAGTTACTCAAAACTGGGCAATGTTTTATGGAGGAACATCATTAATCATTATGGTAGGAGTTGCAATAGACACTATTCAGCAAATAAACTCGTATTTATTAAACAGTCGTTATGATGGTTTAATGAAAACAGGTAACAGTAACAGAAAATCATTAAAATAA
- the rpsH gene encoding 30S ribosomal protein S8 — MYTDPIADFLTRVRNAIAANHRVVEVPASKLKKEMTKILFDQGYILSYQFNDDKVQGTIKIALKYDRDTKESVIRKIQRISTPGLRRYVGAKEMPRVLNGLGIAIVSTSKGVMTNKKARQENVGGEVLCYVY, encoded by the coding sequence ATGTATACAGATCCAATCGCGGATTTTCTTACTCGAGTGAGAAATGCTATTGCAGCAAATCACAGAGTAGTTGAAGTTCCTGCTTCAAAGTTGAAGAAGGAAATGACGAAGATTTTGTTCGATCAAGGTTACATTTTAAGTTATCAGTTCAATGACGATAAGGTTCAAGGAACGATTAAGATAGCTTTAAAATACGATCGTGACACGAAAGAATCAGTAATCAGAAAGATTCAAAGAATTTCAACACCAGGTTTACGTAGATACGTTGGCGCTAAAGAAATGCCAAGAGTATTGAACGGATTAGGTATTGCTATTGTTTCTACATCAAAAGGTGTAATGACAAACAAAAAAGCAAGACAAGAGAACGTTGGTGGTGAAGTATTATGTTACGTTTACTAA
- the rpsE gene encoding 30S ribosomal protein S5, with translation MMLGYKNVERVKPSGLELVDKLVGVQRVTKVTKGGRAFGFSAIVVVGDGNGVVGHGLGKSKDVSSAIAKAVEDAKKNLVRIPILDGTLPHEQKGKFGGAKVFIKPASHGTGVIAGGAVRLVLEAVGIKDVLSKSQGSSNPHNVVKATFDALLQLRSAATIAKQRGISLEKVFNG, from the coding sequence ATTATGTTAGGATATAAAAACGTAGAAAGAGTAAAACCAAGCGGATTAGAGCTTGTAGATAAATTAGTTGGTGTACAACGTGTTACCAAAGTAACTAAAGGAGGTAGAGCATTTGGTTTCTCTGCAATCGTAGTAGTTGGAGATGGTAATGGAGTTGTAGGTCACGGATTAGGGAAATCTAAAGATGTTTCTTCTGCAATTGCAAAAGCAGTTGAAGATGCAAAGAAAAATTTAGTACGTATTCCTATTTTAGATGGAACATTACCACACGAACAAAAAGGTAAATTTGGTGGTGCAAAAGTATTCATCAAGCCTGCTTCACATGGTACCGGGGTTATTGCCGGAGGTGCTGTACGTTTAGTATTAGAAGCTGTAGGTATTAAAGACGTATTATCAAAATCTCAAGGATCATCAAACCCTCACAACGTAGTAAAAGCAACTTTTGATGCTTTATTACAATTACGTAGTGCTGCTACAATTGCTAAGCAAAGAGGTATATCTTTAGAGAAAGTTTTTAACGGTTAA
- the rplR gene encoding 50S ribosomal protein L18, with protein MALSKLERRQRIKHRIRKIVTGTAEKPRLSVFRSNKEIYAQLIDDVAGVTLASASSRDKEITSSSKAEAATAVGKAIAEKAVKAGVDTVAFDRNGYLYHGRVKVLADAAREAGLKF; from the coding sequence ATGGCATTATCAAAGCTTGAAAGAAGACAACGAATTAAGCATAGAATTAGAAAGATTGTTACAGGTACAGCTGAAAAACCAAGGTTATCAGTTTTTAGAAGTAACAAAGAAATCTATGCTCAGTTAATTGATGACGTTGCTGGTGTTACATTAGCATCTGCATCATCAAGAGATAAAGAAATTACATCTAGTTCTAAAGCAGAAGCGGCTACAGCTGTAGGTAAAGCTATTGCTGAAAAAGCTGTAAAGGCTGGTGTTGATACTGTTGCTTTTGACCGTAACGGATATTTATACCACGGAAGAGTTAAAGTATTAGCAGACGCTGCAAGAGAAGCTGGTTTAAAATTTTAA
- the rpsD gene encoding 30S ribosomal protein S4: MARYTGPKTKIARKFGEAIFGDDKNFEKRNYPPGQHGVGKRRGKKSEYAIQLMEKQKAKYTYGILERQFRNLFKKASASQGVTGEILLQLCESRLDNVVYRLGVANSRRAARQLVSHRHITVNGDIVNIPSYRLKEGDVVAVREKSKSLEAIENALAANSNVYEWLTWNADQKSGTFVKAPERLQIPENIKEQLIVELYSK; encoded by the coding sequence ATGGCAAGATATACAGGACCAAAAACTAAAATTGCTCGTAAGTTTGGCGAAGCAATTTTCGGAGACGATAAAAACTTCGAAAAAAGAAATTACCCTCCAGGACAACATGGAGTAGGTAAAAGAAGAGGTAAAAAATCTGAATATGCAATCCAGTTAATGGAAAAGCAAAAGGCTAAATATACCTATGGTATTTTAGAACGTCAGTTCCGTAACCTTTTCAAAAAAGCATCAGCTTCTCAAGGAGTAACAGGTGAAATCTTATTACAATTATGTGAATCTCGTTTAGATAACGTAGTATACCGTTTAGGTGTTGCAAATTCACGTAGAGCTGCACGTCAGTTAGTATCTCACCGTCACATTACAGTTAACGGAGATATCGTTAACATTCCATCTTATAGATTAAAAGAGGGAGATGTAGTAGCAGTAAGAGAAAAATCTAAGTCGTTAGAAGCTATTGAAAATGCTTTAGCAGCTAATAGCAATGTTTACGAGTGGTTAACTTGGAATGCAGATCAAAAATCAGGAACATTTGTAAAAGCTCCAGAAAGATTACAAATACCTGAAAACATTAAAGAGCAATTAATCGTAGAATTATACTCTAAGTAA
- the rplQ gene encoding 50S ribosomal protein L17 — protein MRHGKKFNHLGRKTAHRKAMLSNMACSLIEHKRINTTEAKAKALRKFVEPLITKSKDDTTHNRRVVFSYLRSKEAVTELFKEISVKVADRPGGYVRIIKLGNRQGDNAPMAMVELVDYNELYNPKGNKAKKSTRRSRRGGAKKTEAAAVETQTSQEEE, from the coding sequence ATGAGACACGGAAAGAAATTTAATCACTTAGGTAGAAAAACAGCGCACAGAAAAGCGATGTTATCTAACATGGCTTGTTCTTTAATAGAGCACAAGCGAATCAATACTACTGAAGCTAAAGCGAAAGCTTTACGTAAGTTTGTTGAGCCTTTAATTACAAAATCTAAAGACGATACAACTCACAACCGTCGTGTAGTATTTAGTTACTTACGTAGCAAGGAAGCTGTTACAGAATTATTCAAAGAAATTTCTGTAAAAGTAGCAGACAGACCAGGAGGATATGTTCGTATCATCAAGTTAGGAAACCGTCAAGGAGATAATGCTCCTATGGCAATGGTTGAATTAGTTGACTACAACGAGTTATACAATCCAAAAGGAAATAAAGCTAAAAAGAGTACTCGTCGTAGCCGTCGTGGTGGAGCGAAGAAAACTGAAGCTGCAGCTGTTGAAACTCAAACTTCACAAGAAGAAGAATAA
- the rpsQ gene encoding 30S ribosomal protein S17, with translation MEKRNLRKERIGVVSSNKMEKSIVVSEVKRVKHPMYGKFVLKTKKYVAHDENNDCNEGDTVRIMETRPMSKSKRWRLVEILERAK, from the coding sequence ATGGAAAAAAGAAATCTTAGAAAAGAGAGAATCGGTGTAGTATCTAGCAACAAAATGGAGAAATCTATCGTAGTTAGCGAGGTAAAAAGAGTAAAGCACCCAATGTACGGAAAGTTCGTATTGAAGACTAAGAAGTACGTTGCACATGACGAGAATAACGATTGCAACGAAGGTGATACTGTAAGGATCATGGAAACACGTCCTATGAGTAAATCTAAGCGTTGGAGATTAGTAGAAATCCTAGAAAGAGCTAAATAA
- the rpmC gene encoding 50S ribosomal protein L29 yields the protein MKQSEIKELSTADLQEKLGALKKNYTDLKMAHAITPLENPLELRSLRKTVARIATELTKRELQ from the coding sequence ATGAAACAATCAGAAATTAAAGAATTATCAACAGCTGACTTACAAGAAAAGCTAGGGGCGTTGAAGAAAAATTATACTGATCTTAAGATGGCTCACGCCATAACTCCATTGGAAAACCCATTAGAGTTACGTAGCTTAAGAAAAACTGTAGCAAGAATTGCTACAGAGTTAACTAAAAGAGAATTACAATAA